From Thermodesulforhabdaceae bacterium:
CATGTGACAGCTATAACTCATAGAAAAAATCCCATTTACCCGGCGACCATCGTTGGACGGCCACCAATGGAAGATTGTTATATGGCAAAAGCGACCGAGAGGATCTTTCTTCCGCTTATTCAAATGATTCTTCCAGAAATTGTTGATTACTGGCTTCCCTGGGAAGGGGTTTTTCACAATATCACCATTGTTGCCATAAAAAAGGAATATCCAAGACACGCTCACAAGGTCATGAACGCCTTATGGGGTCAGGGGCAGATGGCTTTTTGCAAAGCCATTGTGGTTGTTGACCATAATGTAGATTTGAAAAATCCTGCTGAAGTATTACGACACATTCTGAACAATGTGGACTTTGATAGAGATCTTTTACTTTCGGAAGGCATTCTCGATGTCCTGGATCACAGTTCCCCCAATCCTTTCTATGGCTCAAAAATAGGCATTGATGCTACCCTGCCCCACAAAGAGGAATCTCAAAGAAGACTACCAGAAGGCACACAAAAAACTCTTTCCAGAAACGATGCTCTTGTAATTCTTCGAGAAATAAGCTCAAATATAACTGACTGCTTCGCTCCGGACTTTAACACCCGGCATTCTGTTCTTCTCGTTGAATATTTGTCAGATGACACTTCTACGGGACATCGTCCCTGGCAGATAGCTCCGGTTATTCTGGAACATCCCGATTTACAAAACTTTTCTGTTTTCGTTATCTGCGACAAAGGAATAAATTTAAAAGACGGTTCTATGGTCCTGTGGAAAATCTTCAATAATGTGGACCCCAAAAGGGATATTATCGTTAAGGAAGGCAGAATCGTTGTAAATGCTACAAAGAAAGGTTCACAGGACGGGCACACTCGCCCCTGGCCAGAGGACATAGTTATGGACGAGGATGTCCGCAAAAGAGTCAGAAGCCGAGCAAAGGAGCTCGGAATTGAAATATTCTTACAGTAAGGAAGGTGACAAGAAGGAAATGGAGCGACAAAAGGAGTTGTCAACCGAAAGACAGCAATCTCATTATAAGTATGATGTTATTGTAGTTGGAGCTGGACACGCTGGCTGTGAAGCAGCTCTAGCGGCTGCTCGTATGGGTTGTCGCACACTAATTCTTTCTATTTATCTCGACACCACTGCTCACATGCCCTGTTCGCCATCCATTGGAGGTATTGCAAAAGGTCATCTCGTAAAAGAGATAGATGCGCTTGGTGGTTTAATGGCAAGAGTGGCAGATCAGACGGCCATACAGTTTCGGATTCTAAACACCAGAAAAGGTCCTGCTGTGCGAGGCACACGCACTCAAAACGACAAAGTGCGATATCGAACTCTCATGAAACACGTTATCGAAAAAACCGAAGGAATTGACCTCAAACAGGCGCTTGTTGAAGAACTGGTGGTTGAAGATGGAGCAATTAAGGGAGTTATTGATCAGATTGGGGTCTTTTACGAAGCTCCAGCTGTTGTGCTGGCTACCGGGACGTTTCTTCACGGGTTGATTCACATTGGAAGGCGACAAATACCCGCTGGGCGAGCGGGTGAGTTTCCATCAAACCGCCTCGCCGATCAGCTTCAGGCTCTGGGGTTTGCTCTGGGACGGATGAAAACAGGGACTCCAGCAAGAATACATCGCCGAAGCATTGACTTTTCCAAGTTCGAACGGCAGGTCGGGGACGAAAATCCAAAGCCTTTCTCGCTCTTTACCGATCGCATTGTGCTTCCACAGGTTGAATGCTACATAGGTCGAACAACTAAAGAAACCCACCGCATTGTCAGAGAACACATACATCTTTCACCGCTTTATAATGGAACGATAAAAGGAGTTTCAGCCAGATACTGCCCTTCGCTCGAGGACAAGGTCATGAAGTTTTCTCACAAGGATTTTCATCAGATAATTCTGGAACCTGAAGGGCTCGACACGGAAGAAATCTACGCAAGCGGGACCGGAAATTCCCTTCCCTATGAAATTCAGATGAAAATCATCCATTCAATTCCAGGACTTGAGGAAGCCGAAGTTATGAGACATGCTTACGCTATTGAATACGACTTCGTTCAACCCACTCAACTCTTCCTGACTCTAGAGACGAAGCTTGTGAGAGGTTTATTCTTTGCGGGGCAGATTAACGGGACATCAGGCTACGAAGAAGCGGCTGCTCAGGGATTGTGGGCAGGAATAAATGCGGCGCTTAAAGTGCAGGGACGGCCGCCTTTTATTCTGGATCGGTCAGAAGCTTACATGGCTGTTCTTGTAGATGATCTGGTCACAAGAGGAACCAATGAACCCTACAGGATGTTCACATCGAGAGCCGAATATCGTCTGCTTCTTCGAGAAGACAATGCCGACTTGAGACTTCTTGAAAAAGGCTATCAGCTAGGGCTACACGACCTGAACACATACAAGGAACTTCTAGAAAGAAGGGAGGAGATAAAACAAGAAGTTTCCAGGTTAAAAACCACGATAGTAGTTCCATCAAAGGAGCTGGCGGCTTTCCTTGAGGAAAGGCAATCGGCGCCGATTCAGGAACCGACAAGCCTTGATAAACTTCTGAAACGCCCTGAGCTTACTTATGAAGATATTTGCAAAATCTCTCCCCCACCAAAGGAGCTCTCTGAAAGAGTCAGGGAGCAAGTTGAAATTTCCTGTAAATATGAAGGCTACATAAGGAGGCAGGAAGCCGAAGTTAAGAAATTCAAAAACCTGGAAAGCATTCTCATTCCAGAAAATTTCTCCTATAAAGGCATTCCCGGACTTTCGAATGAACTTATAGAAAAACTTACCGCCATTCGACCTCGCTCTCTTGGGCAGGCATCAAGAATCCCCGGCATGACCCCGGCAGCTCTGTCCATTTTAATGATTTACATCCGCAAACAGTCTGCTCCTTCTGGCAAAGAATCCCTACCTGAGGAAGAAGAAAATTCCATAGCCGCCGTTTGAATCAAACAAAGAGCATGACTTAGTGTGGCTAGGGTAAAGATCTGGTAAAAACTGCTAACACCAAAGAAAAGGAGAAAAAGCCATGAAGGCCTCTAGAACGCTTATCTTGGTAGTGATAACTTTGCTTGCCATCACTTTTTATGCTCATAGTTTAAGAGCACAAGCAGTAGAAGGTTTTTTAGTGAATATTTCTACTCGGGGCTATGTAGGAACCGGAGATAATGTTATGATTGCTGGTTTTTGTATAGCAGACCAGCCTCTTACCGTGATAATAAGGGCTTTAGGACCAAGTTTAAGTGCCTGGGGAGTTTACGGAACCCTGGCAGATCCAATGTTTGAAATTCGTTCGCCAAGCGGAGCTTTGCTTTACCAAAACGATGATTGGGGAAACGACCCAAGCGCTTCTTTCTTATTACAACTAGGAGTTCAACCATCTAGCGCAAGAGAAGCAGCAGCTATCGTTACGGCAAATCCTGGATGTTATACGGTTATAGTCAGAGGTGTAGGTGGAAGAACTGGAGTTGCTCTCATTGAAGTTTACGATATTACGGAATTTTTGTATTTCTAAGATAAACCTATTTCGGGGGCGACCAATTAGACAATCGCCCCTATACTCTATTGCATACTTTATTTGAATTTACCAACAAAACCAAACACAGGAGCTAGAGAGATCATGAAGTTCATTCTTAGAACCTTATTGATCACTGTTATCGTATTGTTAACTGTCATACCTTACGGTCATGGTGAAAATAATCTACCCGTCTTGCTTTACTCCGTTTCCGGTCACGCTCAATTCCCCAAAGGAACTTTGGCGGATCCTACCCCAATTCCCAAAAATGAATACGCTATTGTGGATATTAACCAACTAAAGTCTTTAAAACCAAGTGATAAAGTCCTAGTAAATATAGGCAATGTCAACACAATAATGGATACAAAAAGTATCCAGAAAAGATCTGACGGCATAACTTGGTTGGGAATCCCAGAGAATTATTCTTCCTGGGACTATCTTCTTTTAACAACATCTGGAGACTATGTTTTTGGAACACTCCAAGCTGGATTGAGAATAATTAAAATTACACCATCGCAAGCTACAGGGCTCGTGGAATTAAATGAACTTAATCATGCCCTTGAGATGCCAATTGGAGACGACGTTAAAATTCCCTCTTTTCCTCTCAATGAATCCTCTCCTTACGAAAAGGACTCGCAAAATATTTTAGACAAAATCCCCGTAATAAAGCCTCCCAAGACCGAAGATTCTTCAAGTTCCACAACCGTGGATGTAATGGTTTACTATACTCCCGGCGTTGTAGCTTATTACGGTTCTGAAGGGGCCACTCAAGCAGCTATTCAACATTTTGTAGATCTGACAAATCAGGCTTACGCAAATAGTCAGATTCCTCTCCAAATTCGATTAGTTTATAAACATCAGATTTCATACACTGACGATGGAGATCCATGTCAGATTCTTGACGAGCTGACCAATGCCAGCGGGATTTTCTCAGAGATGCCTTCATTGAGATCTAGATATGGAGCAGACCTTGTAGTTCTTCTTAGAAGATTTAACAACTCCACGAATAATGCTTGCGGATGTGGATGGTTATTACCATCAATGACCCAAAAAGATTGGATGGCTAACCATGCAGCATTTTCGGTAATTCAAGTTGGTAATTCGGCTGATGGAAGTCCTTATTACTGCTCCGATTTTGCCTTTTCTCATGAATTAGGTCACAACCTTGGCTGCCAGCATGATCGAGCACATGCAAGAAGCCAAGGAATTTTTTCTTACTCTTACGGATACATCAACCCTTCGAACATCTGGGGAACAATTATGGCTTACCACTCATCAAGAATCCCTTTTTTTTCAAACCCTCGAGTTACTTATCGAGGGGAACCTGTTGGTGTAGATCGTAGTAGCCCAAACTCGGCTGACAACGCCCTAACAATAACCCAGACAAAAGATTTCGTAGCTTCGTATATGTCAACCAGTGGTGGTGGAATAGATGGAACATTAATAAACATCTCCACCCGAGGCTACGTAGGAACCGGGGATAATGTTATGATTGCTGGTTTTTGTATAGCAGACCAGCCTCTTACCGTAATAATAAGGGCTTTAGGACCAAGTTTAAATGCCATGGGTGTTTCTGGAACTCTAGCAGATCCAATGTTTGAAATTCGTTTGCCAAGCGGAACTCTTCTTTATCAAACTGACGATTGGGTAAACGACCCAACCGCTTCTACTTTATTACAACTAAGAATTCAACCACCCAACCCAAAAGAAGCAGCAGTTGTCGTTACGGCATATCCTGGATGTTATACGGTTATAGTAAAAGAAACAGGGGGAAGAACTGGAGTCGCTCTTGTTGAAATTTACGATATTAGCCCATTTTTGAGATGAACCCATTTTTCGGGAGCGCCCAATTGGACACTCCCTTTAATTTCCAAGCTTGGAATAATGAAAATCAAACAAGACATTACGAACTTAAAAATGGAGGCATGTATGACGCATAATTCTATTATCCTATACCGAGTGGATAATTCCGACAGGTTAATTTTTGTTAACGAAGAGTGGTTTCGTTTCGCAGAAGACAACGATGCTTCACATCTTGCATCGCCCTTCATTATTGGAAAAAGCTTGTGGGATTTAATTACTGACCAGGAAGTAAGAGCAATATACTCAGCAATTTTAAGCCGAGTTAGACAAACGGGAAAACCTATATCCTTCAACTTCCGATGTGATGCCCCCTCGTGCAGGCGATATATGCTGATGACTATCCTGCCTGTGGGTAAAGGAATTGTAGAATTTCAAAGTAGGATCTTAAAGATCGAGTATCGCAAACCCGTTCGTCTTCTCCTAAAAAATGTGTCGCGAGAAGAAACTTTTATTGTAGTGTGTAGCTGGTGTAAGCGAGTTAAAGCAAAAGAAGACCTCTGGTTAGAAGTGGAAGAAGCTATCAACATGTTAGATCTAATGACGAAGCCTAAACTGCCAAAAATAAGCCACGGAATATGCCTGGACTGTTATAAGAATGTGATCTAGGGGTTTATGTCGGAATTACATCAATAAACCTGCAACATATTGAAAAAATTGGGTAAGTCTTCAAAAAGACTCACTCTATAGCTTTAAACTCCAAACCGCCCGTGACCTGTTGATGTCTTTCCGCCAAAACCATGTTCTGAAATAGCTTTTTCAAAGGCTTTTTCAAAATTCTCCTTCATCTCGGATGAAAGTTCCTTTTTCAGCAGGAATATGAAGTCAAAAACAGAACCTGGCATTACAGCCAAAAAAGGAATAGGCACAGGCTGCTGATCTTCCGTAGGTCCTCTTTCCCCACCGTAATATTCCCTGTAATGGCAGTTGGTAATTTCGATCCCAAGTTCAGGCACATCAGCGGGAAGAGCATCCATAAATATTACTTTTCCTTTTTTGGCACCAGTTCCCTGGGAACTTTCAACTCCAGCCCCGAAAAGATCTTTAAGACTTTCCCAATAAGTAGCATCTTCATCAGCCCAATGGCTGAAAAAATTTTCATCCTCCGTGGCTTTGTTTACAAGATACGCAAGCCGTAACACTCCCTTGACTCCTTCAGCAGGAATGTAGGGAATGCCCATAGTCCAGTGAAAAGTAAAGCCTCGCTCGGTAGGATTTGAATTTCCAAGCCCAACAATCAATGGGCTTAACAGCTTAGCCCGATACCGGTAACACTCGTATCCAATCCTTTTGAAAGCTTCGCAAATCCCATCCCTTTCTTCTATCTTGCGCTTAAGAATCTCAAATAGGAAAGGCTTTATTTTCCTGTAATATCCCACTGATTCATCAGCCTGATGATGGCCGCCCCCAGAAGATAAAACCGTTTCAGGTTTTGTTTGAAACTGATACTTGATGTGCCCCGTGGCGGTGGATTTTACCGCCTTTAGCCATTTGTTGAAATAGAGACCGAAGTTAAAGGGATTTTCATTACTTAGAGATTTTTCCACAACCTCATTTACAACTGAAGGAAGGGGACGAAAATCCAGTTCTTTCGGCTTTTCTTTTTTACCTTTAGAATCACGCATTCTACTTATCCTCCACGAAAACCTTGCTCACCACCTTGAACCATTCAAGAAACCTTAAAGCTTCCTCCTGGATCGCTATGACTTCCAGAACTCCTTTCTTTGTTATTTCCTCAATTAAATCAGCCGGCTTATTTATGTCGAAGGAAAGCATTCCTCGTTCCTTGAGCCACTCCGCAAGAGCTTCAAAAGCAAGCCAGTGCTTGTCGTCCTTTTTATACTTGTTGTCACCTTGATTAGCCGCCTTTGCCAGAAGAAAGCACAAGGTATGCCCAAGGCCGTTTTGAAGAATCATGGCAGGAAGGCCTGCTACAAAGCTGGAAAATTCTTTCATTGAACCAATTTTCTTAAAGGCGGACTTTGCTTTTTCATAAGCAAAAGCCGATCTTTCTTGGGACAGACTTTTCATTGCTTGCTACCTCCATTTACCCATTGAACCTTGCAGATGCCCTTACCAAGAGTAAAATCTCCGCCGATTTGAATGTGAGAGCAAACGCCGTCCATGGTTACTTTGGAAGCTACATCTTTAGCTTTAATATTGACTCCTGAAGCTCTGACATCCGAAAAAAAAGCAAGAAAGTATAGAACCGAGTCGGAAGGAAGATATTCCTGGTATCTAAGGGAGCCATCCTTTGTGGTTCCGCTAGCATCGTCAATAGCAATGTGAGCCTGAACCTCCGTGGCTGTTCGGACCAGATAGCCAAAAATATCATCAGAAACGATAAGGGCTTTTTTAACTGAAGGGACATAGTTTTTGACAAAATTTTTAAGACTATCCAGCCTGGTATTGTTTTTTACATTAGTTACGATATCTTCAAGTATAACCTGGGCAGGCATACTTTCAATTAAAGCCAGAGATTCATCGGAATTAGACAGCTGGGGCACTCCTGGCAGGGGGTTATATCCAAGAAGTTCCAGATCTTCCGAAAGCCGCCTCAAAACGGCAGGGCATGTTACATGCACAAAGGGTGATACATTGGATCTCACAGGAAAGAATAGAATTCTGGCATCAGTAACGGTAATGGCACCGGCCCAATTGGATCCAGTCTCTCCCGATTTGCCAAAGATACTTTCGGCCGTCCCTTTGTCATTCCAGGCGTTTTCACACCAGTCTCTCATAGATCCCTTAATACCGGAAGCCTGAATCATGGGCCAGGCTGTGTGACGTTCTCTTTGAATGGGAAGATCCACGGCCCCAAGAGCCTGCCCTGATCCGGCACAAAGAGGTGTCAACGGATAAAGAATGCACAACCTTTTTTCTCCACCCCACAACATAAAAACCTCCTAATTAAAAAGATATCAGTTCACACAATCCGGGATTGCTTTTACCAAAGAATACCGTTCCTGCCGGGAAAAAAGTCTCAACGGGTTTGTGAAACCCCTTTCTCATGTCCCAGCCGCCAGTTCGGATGAGCTTTCCGGAAGCATAGGCTCCCTGCGTAAGTTTTTCATTTTGAGCCAGCCGCCAGGGCAATGGAGAAAGAAGAAGGAGTCTGTTTGCCTTTGGCTTCGGGGGTTCTATATCCCCTCCAAGAATACGGTAACGGGTCATCCTTCCTTCACCGCCAAATTGAAACACTCCCAACGGATCCAGATGGGACGGAACGAGTGGTTTGTCTATCCCCACTGCGAGAAAAACACCTTCCTTTAAGCGCACATGTTTTGTGGCATAAAGATGTCCTCGCCTTGTTGTTCTCAAGCTGTAATCCCTGGCAATACCAACTCGATTTTCCAGCACAAAAAGTGCATTTCTCGGAATAGCCATGGCTTTATCGTGCCTAATATTTTCAATGCGGCTTTTCACCGGAAGCTGGAAATTTTCCTGTTCTGCCGATAATTCAAGAGCCTTTGCAGTTACCCAGTAACTTCCCGTTACGGGCTCTGCATCTCGAGGCGGATTCTTTATCCAGACCATGCAGGCTCTATCGGTGAACACCCGGGGCACATTATCCTGCGGGAGCGCCTGAAAGATTTCCAGAATGTCCCTGCCCTTATTATTCTCGCGAAACCAGTTTGCGGGAGCCGGAAAGAGTAGAGTTCTTCCAACCATGAAAAGGGGACCCGCAATCCGGAAACCGCTTTTCTGAGGAGTTCCCCAGAAAGGAAGATTTTCGGCATCGAGGTCTTCATCGTCTCGAAGTTTTTTTACAAGATCAGGCGAGAGGTTTCTCTGAGCCAGTATGGCCGTTCTCAGGGCTCCGACTACAGTGTAAGGCATGGGCGGAAAAAGTGGTCTTCCCGTCTCATGAGTTTCACCCGCCTCCATCGGATCCCCACCCCTAAAGAAGAGGGTATCCAGCGGTCTTAGTTCAAGCCATTGTTCTACAAAAAAGTTCTGTTCCTGCGACATGCCCCATCTCCATCCTTTAGACAAAAGCTTTGTTTCTTCTTACGGCTTCCGCAACGAAATGGGCTATTTCGATTACTTCCGTTGATATGGATTCTTTGTTCTCATCGTCAGATCTTCCACCCAGAAGAAGAACGGCTATGTGTAAAGCCAGTTCGTTAAGAGCCACTGCCATAGGTTTTACCTTGCTCTTTTCAAGGCGAGAGGCGATAAGCCCTAGAAAGCTCTTTTTATCTACCTCCAGGTTGAGAAGAGCAGGTTCCAGTTCGGCAAGGTCGTAAATCACAGAAGAACTGATTTCCTTTCTTGCGATTGCTTCCACGAGCTTTTCAAAAGAATCCCAGACTTTCACTTCCTCCCAGAAGGTATCCTTAAAACCTGCCGTAAAAAGACGCTCACCACCCGCTCTCTTCTGCAAGGAAAGACTCATTGCCGCTCGACCCTTATGTTTTGCATCTTCAAGCAGCTCATGAGCCCGGCTGATGGCAGCTCGAAGAGGCCACTTGTGATGGGCCATGAAAAGCCCAGCAGAAATGGAAATGTCCTTGCCTTCTCCAAGGTGAACAAGAAGACGATCTTTTTCGGAAATTTCGTCATCACTGACTATCGGGGCAACAGTGCCGTTGTTGAGCCTTACGAAAGCCCAGTTGTAGGCTTCAGCAAGCTCCCTTGCCGCTCTAACAGCCGTTGACACAGGAAAAACGGCGCATACGTCGTCACCTCCAGCATAGATGAGCCATCCCGAGTGTTTCTTAACAATTCGAGGAACCGTGTTTAGAGCGTATTCAGAAAGGGCCTGGGATATAGCACCATGAACAGAAGGCGACAGCATTCTATTTTCGTCCATTAAGGTTTTATTTTCCTCTTTCCTTACGATTTCATGCCAGAAGGACTGATATATTTTGGAAATCCTTTTGGCTTCAAGCCGCTTTACAATTTCCGGATGAAAAACATCACGCCACTCCGAAGAAAATCCTCCTGCAAGAAGTTTTCCCATGTTGTCGCCATCCATCACAAGAAGGGCGTAGTAGCGATCAACATTGTGAACAGGATCGTCTTCTGAAGCCTTCTGAATTATTTCCAGGACCCGCTTTGTTTTTACATCGTCAACGGTTTCAATTTCATTTTTCTCACTTTCAGCGCTGTCCTGTCGATGAACGATTTCTGCCACTTCTCTGGGCTTTAAACCCGCATCTCTAATTCTTTTGTCGTTTCTCCTGAGCCAGTCCGATAGAGAAACCTCCGTTGTGGACGGAAACCCCGCGGCATCCTTGAAAAATTCTTTAAGAGGATGGTTTTCTGGAACAGCTCTATAAAGGAGCCTTTTTATAAGTCCAATAGCCGAAAGCCTTTCCGTTTGTTTAATTTCTTTTTCGGAAAACCTTTTACGAATTTCTATCCAGCAGGGATCCAGGCTTGGTCTTGGGTTGGGATCAGGTTTTCTACCGGGATTTAAGACACAGTCCCTTCCCGCGATACTGCACTCAAGGCAGGAAAAGCGCAGGGCTTCAAGATCCGTGTGGAGATGGCATTTTATACCTGGTTCTTCGGCTCTTAAGTTTTCCGGCATAAGTTTCGTGGCCGCAAGGCTTCGTTGAGCCAGGTCGTGAGAAAGGCTGTAGAAAAAGCTTTCGCTATAATAAGCACTTTGATGAGTATCCTGATTTTCGTCCAGAGAGAAAGGAAGTTTATGCGCTCTGGCTTTCCCCAGGTATTCAGAAACCACATCAAAAACTTCTCCAGGTAAGAAATCTTTCCAGTCTGAAGCTTCTTGTTCAGTTAGAAGAGGCCCTGCCGCCCAGTGATATTCCCAGAAACTATCCACCTGACGATCAAAGATTCTTTCGAAAGCTTCAAGGCAGACCTTACCCTGGAGGTTCCGGAAGCATTTTTTAACGACTAGATCTTTAGTTTCCTCAGCGACCTTCTTCCATTCACCAGATACACTTTTCTGGACGAACTCCGCCGCTTCTTTTTCTTCTCCGGCGGGCACAAGAAAGACAATCTTATTCGGAAGGGTTGCCGCCCGGATTTCCAGGGAATATCTCGGCTTCCAGTCCCTGGGAAAACTGAACAGGATGTCCAGGAAAAGCTCAACCAGGGGTTGCCCCACAGGCCAGGGGTAGATAATGTGATCGGAACCATAGCGGAGTATAACCGCTTTCATTGCTTCTGAAGAAAGCCAGGAGAGAATAAGGGAAGCTGTCCAGTGATCTCGAAGTTTCCGGGATCGGGCAATAAAGTCCTGCACAGGAACAATGCTGAAAACCATAACGGCGGCTTTTCTTTCTGGAGACAACTCGTAGCAGGAGTAGAGTGCCGAAGTAAGGGCACAGTGTTGCCAGATTGTATGATCGGGTATGCGACTGTCTGCAGGAAGCCGGATCCACTCCCAGCTCAAGTTTCCTGCTTTAGACGATGCAAGACGATAGGGCAGGATATGGCGGAAGTAATGAAAGAGAGCAGCAGATCGCAAGGGTTGAGTTCTGGGAAGCTGGTTTTCATCGTCTTCCAGCAAGGTTATCAAGTCTTTCGATGTATCAGCGAAAGAGTTTTTCATAGTAAGATGAGCTTTCGAAGTGGGATGAGTGATGACCGGGCTTTTTATAAAATCCACCAGACCACCTTCGTCCTTTCCGGGCAAAAAGGCGCGATCCAGACCTGCGGCGATCATGTCAGCCTTCTTTATAAGATGCTCTTCCGCCGTCGTGAGGTAGAGTTCGCCAATTAATTCCCTGGATCGCCCTATATGATCCCGAAGTCCAAGAACTTTATCAGGCGGATCGTGAAGAAAGGCGGCAAGTTTTTTCTGCCAGTAATTTTCGTCACTTCGCAAGTTCATTGATATTAACCCTCTTTACTGAGTTTTCTGAATCCAGTTTTTCGTAAACTTTTTTCCAGACATCTAATTGATGCGCTGGGCTGAAATAAAGCTCTTTGGTCTCAGGATTTTTGTTTATCTTCAATCCCATACCGAAAGGAATGTGAACTATAAAACCATAATATTTTTCCCCTTGCTTTCTCACCAGGAGACGAAGAGGCGACGCATGACGATCTCCTTCCCTGAGATGAGCCACAGGATGATGATTTGTTACGGGAATCCCAAGAAGATGTCTTTCGGCGAGATTGCCTTTTGGTTGTAGAGAAAGAGATGTCCGAACATTTATGTAAATCTGAGCGAGTTCCTTCATGACATCCTGCCAGGAATCAAAAGGATTTTTCGTCCTCCATATAGCAAAACCTTTTCCATCTAGAGGAGCATGAGGGTAATCCTTTTCAAAAAGTTTTTCAGTGAATGGAATAGGATCCTGGGGTTGTGAAATTTCCAGGCTATTAACTGCTATTTGGAGACTTCCCCAGCCGTTTCTGGATCTGGATCCTGCCGCTGCGAAGGCTCTAAAGTAGTAAAGAGCTGTTTTGAATAATTCTGCCTGATCCTTATCATCAAGGATTTCAGAAGAAACTGAAAGGAAAATAGTAAAGGAACCACCAGGTTTGAAATACTTTCTGTTGCAAAATACGCCACCTTTTTCTTTCTTGTAACGAATGCATCCATATCCCAGATAGAGCAAGGGATTCACCATTCCTCCGCTACGTTCAACCTCAGGATGTTTTACAAATCCCACCTGTTTCAGTTCCAGTTCCAGACCTTTGCCTATCCTTGGAAAACCATTAATTGTAACGACAACGAGACTTTTCCCCCACTCATCCTTTTCGCCACCGGACCCACCAAAAATTTTATTTTCC
This genomic window contains:
- the cmr4 gene encoding type III-B CRISPR module RAMP protein Cmr4, encoding MLWGGEKRLCILYPLTPLCAGSGQALGAVDLPIQRERHTAWPMIQASGIKGSMRDWCENAWNDKGTAESIFGKSGETGSNWAGAITVTDARILFFPVRSNVSPFVHVTCPAVLRRLSEDLELLGYNPLPGVPQLSNSDESLALIESMPAQVILEDIVTNVKNNTRLDSLKNFVKNYVPSVKKALIVSDDIFGYLVRTATEVQAHIAIDDASGTTKDGSLRYQEYLPSDSVLYFLAFFSDVRASGVNIKAKDVASKVTMDGVCSHIQIGGDFTLGKGICKVQWVNGGSKQ
- the mnmG gene encoding tRNA uridine-5-carboxymethylaminomethyl(34) synthesis enzyme MnmG, which gives rise to MKYSYSKEGDKKEMERQKELSTERQQSHYKYDVIVVGAGHAGCEAALAAARMGCRTLILSIYLDTTAHMPCSPSIGGIAKGHLVKEIDALGGLMARVADQTAIQFRILNTRKGPAVRGTRTQNDKVRYRTLMKHVIEKTEGIDLKQALVEELVVEDGAIKGVIDQIGVFYEAPAVVLATGTFLHGLIHIGRRQIPAGRAGEFPSNRLADQLQALGFALGRMKTGTPARIHRRSIDFSKFERQVGDENPKPFSLFTDRIVLPQVECYIGRTTKETHRIVREHIHLSPLYNGTIKGVSARYCPSLEDKVMKFSHKDFHQIILEPEGLDTEEIYASGTGNSLPYEIQMKIIHSIPGLEEAEVMRHAYAIEYDFVQPTQLFLTLETKLVRGLFFAGQINGTSGYEEAAAQGLWAGINAALKVQGRPPFILDRSEAYMAVLVDDLVTRGTNEPYRMFTSRAEYRLLLREDNADLRLLEKGYQLGLHDLNTYKELLERREEIKQEVSRLKTTIVVPSKELAAFLEERQSAPIQEPTSLDKLLKRPELTYEDICKISPPPKELSERVREQVEISCKYEGYIRRQEAEVKKFKNLESILIPENFSYKGIPGLSNELIEKLTAIRPRSLGQASRIPGMTPAALSILMIYIRKQSAPSGKESLPEEEENSIAAV
- a CDS encoding reprolysin-like metallopeptidase — protein: MKFILRTLLITVIVLLTVIPYGHGENNLPVLLYSVSGHAQFPKGTLADPTPIPKNEYAIVDINQLKSLKPSDKVLVNIGNVNTIMDTKSIQKRSDGITWLGIPENYSSWDYLLLTTSGDYVFGTLQAGLRIIKITPSQATGLVELNELNHALEMPIGDDVKIPSFPLNESSPYEKDSQNILDKIPVIKPPKTEDSSSSTTVDVMVYYTPGVVAYYGSEGATQAAIQHFVDLTNQAYANSQIPLQIRLVYKHQISYTDDGDPCQILDELTNASGIFSEMPSLRSRYGADLVVLLRRFNNSTNNACGCGWLLPSMTQKDWMANHAAFSVIQVGNSADGSPYYCSDFAFSHELGHNLGCQHDRAHARSQGIFSYSYGYINPSNIWGTIMAYHSSRIPFFSNPRVTYRGEPVGVDRSSPNSADNALTITQTKDFVASYMSTSGGGIDGTLINISTRGYVGTGDNVMIAGFCIADQPLTVIIRALGPSLNAMGVSGTLADPMFEIRLPSGTLLYQTDDWVNDPTASTLLQLRIQPPNPKEAAVVVTAYPGCYTVIVKETGGRTGVALVEIYDISPFLR
- a CDS encoding menaquinone biosynthesis decarboxylase codes for the protein MTQSWYRDLHAFVEALEKSGELLRIKAPVSKDLEITEITDIASKAPGGGKALLFENVEGYSVPVLTNAFGSERRICMALGVKNLEELAERVRSFVEFGAGKKPGSSLKAIKLGWEAINFFPRRYRGGRPPCQEVVYLGKDVDLSRLPVLKCWPRDGGPFVTLPVVITKSLKTGKRNAGMYRLQVYDRSTTGMHWHIHKDGSHYYQEYREAGLKMPVAVAIGTDPATTYAATAPLPRGIDEILFAGFIRRKPVPMAKCLTVDLEVPAYAEIVLEGYVPPDELRIEGPFGDHTGYYSLEDFYPVFHVTAITHRKNPIYPATIVGRPPMEDCYMAKATERIFLPLIQMILPEIVDYWLPWEGVFHNITIVAIKKEYPRHAHKVMNALWGQGQMAFCKAIVVVDHNVDLKNPAEVLRHILNNVDFDRDLLLSEGILDVLDHSSPNPFYGSKIGIDATLPHKEESQRRLPEGTQKTLSRNDALVILREISSNITDCFAPDFNTRHSVLLVEYLSDDTSTGHRPWQIAPVILEHPDLQNFSVFVICDKGINLKDGSMVLWKIFNNVDPKRDIIVKEGRIVVNATKKGSQDGHTRPWPEDIVMDEDVRKRVRSRAKELGIEIFLQ
- the cmr6 gene encoding type III-B CRISPR module RAMP protein Cmr6; the encoded protein is MRDSKGKKEKPKELDFRPLPSVVNEVVEKSLSNENPFNFGLYFNKWLKAVKSTATGHIKYQFQTKPETVLSSGGGHHQADESVGYYRKIKPFLFEILKRKIEERDGICEAFKRIGYECYRYRAKLLSPLIVGLGNSNPTERGFTFHWTMGIPYIPAEGVKGVLRLAYLVNKATEDENFFSHWADEDATYWESLKDLFGAGVESSQGTGAKKGKVIFMDALPADVPELGIEITNCHYREYYGGERGPTEDQQPVPIPFLAVMPGSVFDFIFLLKKELSSEMKENFEKAFEKAISEHGFGGKTSTGHGRFGV
- the cmr5 gene encoding type III-B CRISPR module-associated protein Cmr5, with the protein product MKSLSQERSAFAYEKAKSAFKKIGSMKEFSSFVAGLPAMILQNGLGHTLCFLLAKAANQGDNKYKKDDKHWLAFEALAEWLKERGMLSFDINKPADLIEEITKKGVLEVIAIQEEALRFLEWFKVVSKVFVEDK